In Pedobacter heparinus DSM 2366, the following are encoded in one genomic region:
- a CDS encoding SusC/RagA family TonB-linked outer membrane protein produces MNIKLLRTLKGIVLLSLLICASSYAQVQKITGKVTDGIDGGPMPGVNVSIKGKPSNVSTNANGIYTIQADPATDALVFSYIGYTRQTINLVGKTSLDVALTSDNKSLEEVEIISVGYGTKKRSEILGSVATITGAEVMDIPAPNIAGALRNRIAGVGVSQVSGRPGSAITLNIRNSTASETVAGATAEPLYIIDGITVDRNAFDAVDPSMVENISFLKDASAAIYGAAGAKGVVLVTTKRGKIGKPSISYNGYVGVSDASRTPEMLSGLEHATLLNDTYRLYNASESAFFSQADLDYIAGTNYKSWYDELWKSATTQRHNLSISGGSDKITFFAGGSYQNENGNYAGLKVDKYGFRSGLTATIVEGLKADIAFNVDHNLRKSQNTVSENDAGFFESIISVPRWVPISINGLPVNFNNGSPRNPLGVLQSGYYDDRKTQSYRVNASLTYQPKFLKGLTAKLQVSQGGGNSASTQYDPPYKLYNFLRVGNNSAIYSDQPDPVTPFFEAVTVANSKVMPGLSKQSSYQGFFTLQYAKTIGLHSLDIIAGGEQTEGSSEDLSVYWRNQLIPEADDYWAFDPNTLTRQSRNIFQSTKRSFFGRFSYDFDKKYLIEGVARLDASSNFASGNRWGLAPSIGLGWVVSKENFFKNNVSFVNFLKLKFNYGIVGDDRVTERLWQERYTIDVSNGYLFGSYNGNGLNPSVYPNPDITWEKKETINVGVEASLFDSKLDVGVEFFRNRTFDGFDRGANNRYPLYAGFTAPVVNYREAYNWGSEFSIGYRATLAKDLKLSTSINFSYGNSVVDRMIYAPGNLQENRPNEWLALSFGTDPRKYNSSNIGLKTIGMFRTQGEIDAFLLKNPNYTLYGNVPQPGWLYYEDANGDGVVNDLDMAPMFDNTNSYFASGINLNLSYKDFSLSTNILARLGGKVFYDSRARIAPSNTRNILNIWQDHWTPENPMAGKYPRFDDPSLTKNSDFWAVDGTTIRVNNMTLSYKLPAKIANRLGLGGARVLATGNNLWTLVNPLKYKDPYTSSAYDYPILRTISLGLSVNL; encoded by the coding sequence ATGAATATTAAACTTTTACGAACATTAAAAGGGATAGTACTGTTGTCCCTGCTTATTTGTGCGTCTTCGTATGCACAGGTACAGAAAATCACAGGTAAAGTTACTGACGGCATCGATGGCGGGCCTATGCCTGGTGTAAATGTCAGTATTAAAGGTAAACCCAGTAATGTTTCCACAAATGCAAATGGTATTTACACCATCCAGGCCGATCCAGCCACGGATGCATTGGTGTTTTCTTACATCGGATATACCAGGCAAACCATTAACCTAGTTGGGAAAACCAGCTTGGATGTTGCACTTACATCTGATAATAAGTCACTCGAAGAAGTGGAAATCATTTCTGTAGGTTATGGTACCAAGAAACGATCGGAAATATTAGGCTCTGTAGCAACAATTACGGGAGCGGAAGTGATGGATATTCCAGCACCAAATATTGCCGGTGCATTAAGAAACCGTATTGCGGGTGTTGGAGTGAGCCAGGTTTCTGGTCGCCCGGGCTCGGCAATCACATTAAATATCAGGAATTCTACGGCTTCAGAAACAGTTGCGGGAGCCACAGCAGAACCTTTGTATATTATTGACGGAATTACGGTAGATAGAAATGCTTTCGACGCTGTGGATCCTTCAATGGTTGAAAACATTTCCTTTTTAAAAGATGCATCAGCCGCCATTTATGGTGCTGCAGGTGCTAAAGGTGTTGTATTGGTTACAACCAAAAGAGGTAAAATCGGTAAGCCTAGCATCAGCTATAATGGGTATGTAGGTGTATCTGATGCATCCAGAACCCCAGAAATGTTAAGTGGTTTAGAACATGCAACATTATTGAACGATACTTACAGACTTTACAATGCCTCAGAATCAGCTTTTTTTTCTCAGGCAGATCTTGATTATATTGCAGGAACCAATTATAAAAGCTGGTACGATGAATTATGGAAGTCTGCCACAACTCAGAGGCATAATTTAAGTATCTCTGGGGGAAGTGATAAGATCACTTTTTTTGCTGGAGGCAGTTATCAGAATGAAAATGGTAACTATGCCGGACTAAAGGTTGATAAATATGGTTTCAGAAGCGGTTTGACGGCCACTATCGTTGAGGGACTAAAAGCGGATATCGCTTTTAACGTTGATCATAACCTTAGAAAAAGTCAAAATACAGTTAGTGAAAACGATGCCGGCTTTTTTGAATCTATCATATCCGTGCCAAGATGGGTACCCATAAGTATTAATGGACTGCCTGTGAATTTTAATAATGGCTCACCACGCAATCCATTAGGCGTGTTGCAATCCGGTTATTATGACGATAGAAAAACTCAATCTTATCGTGTTAATGCTAGTTTAACTTATCAGCCTAAATTCTTAAAGGGTTTAACTGCAAAGCTGCAGGTATCACAAGGTGGTGGAAATTCAGCTAGCACACAATATGATCCACCTTATAAATTGTATAATTTCTTAAGGGTAGGAAATAATTCAGCAATTTATAGTGACCAACCAGATCCGGTAACACCTTTTTTTGAGGCGGTTACTGTTGCAAACTCCAAAGTGATGCCAGGTTTGAGCAAGCAAAGCAGCTATCAGGGCTTTTTTACCCTGCAATATGCTAAAACAATTGGTTTACATAGTTTGGATATAATTGCGGGTGGTGAACAAACAGAAGGTTCTTCTGAAGATCTGAGTGTGTACTGGAGAAATCAGCTCATACCGGAAGCAGATGATTACTGGGCTTTTGATCCTAATACTTTAACACGTCAGAGCAGAAATATCTTTCAGTCTACAAAACGCTCTTTTTTTGGACGTTTCAGTTATGATTTTGATAAGAAATATCTCATCGAAGGAGTTGCTCGTTTAGATGCTTCATCAAACTTTGCTTCAGGAAACAGATGGGGATTGGCACCTAGCATTGGTTTAGGTTGGGTAGTGAGTAAAGAGAATTTTTTCAAAAATAATGTATCCTTCGTGAATTTTCTTAAGTTGAAGTTTAATTATGGTATTGTTGGAGACGATAGGGTTACAGAAAGATTATGGCAGGAAAGATACACGATAGATGTATCAAACGGGTACCTATTTGGAAGTTATAACGGGAATGGTCTGAACCCGTCCGTATATCCGAATCCTGACATTACCTGGGAAAAAAAGGAGACCATAAATGTTGGTGTAGAAGCCTCTCTTTTTGACAGTAAACTGGATGTTGGGGTCGAGTTTTTCCGCAACCGGACATTTGATGGTTTTGACAGGGGAGCCAATAACAGGTATCCTTTATATGCCGGTTTCACTGCACCAGTAGTAAATTACCGCGAGGCCTACAATTGGGGTTCTGAATTTAGCATTGGTTACAGGGCAACATTAGCCAAGGATTTAAAGTTAAGTACCAGTATAAATTTTAGTTACGGAAATTCTGTTGTTGATAGAATGATCTACGCCCCAGGTAACTTGCAGGAAAACAGACCAAATGAATGGCTTGCCCTTTCATTCGGAACGGATCCAAGGAAATATAACAGCAGTAACATTGGGCTGAAAACAATAGGAATGTTCAGAACCCAGGGAGAAATAGATGCCTTCCTGTTAAAAAATCCTAACTATACTTTATATGGTAACGTACCACAACCAGGATGGCTGTACTACGAAGATGCCAACGGCGATGGCGTAGTTAATGATCTGGATATGGCACCGATGTTTGACAATACGAACTCATATTTTGCCTCAGGTATTAATCTTAACTTATCTTATAAGGATTTCAGCCTGAGCACCAATATTCTTGCACGTCTGGGTGGAAAGGTATTTTATGACAGTCGTGCCCGTATTGCACCTTCCAATACCAGAAACATATTGAATATCTGGCAAGACCACTGGACACCTGAAAACCCCATGGCAGGCAAGTATCCAAGGTTTGATGATCCCTCACTTACCAAAAATTCTGATTTCTGGGCAGTTGACGGAACCACTATCCGAGTAAATAACATGACTTTAAGCTATAAACTGCCGGCTAAAATAGCAAATAGATTAGGTTTGGGTGGCGCGCGGGTACTGGCAACAGGTAATAACTTATGGACACTGGTAAATCCTTTGAAATATAAAGATCCATATACCTCAAGTGCGTATGATTATCCAATATTAAGAACAATTTCCTTAGGTCTAAGTGTAAACTTATAA
- a CDS encoding DUF3826 domain-containing protein produces the protein MKRVYLLLFIMLLGTGIFAQNNAIPANEKEAYLKVITQRADKIASVLNISDEAKLQKVSHIIRDQYNNLNDIYTERDTRIKEIKKTTEGDKTATEAAVKAENDKADAELAKLHKKYLAKLSAQLTEDQVDQVKNGMTYGVLPLTYKAYQEQILTLTEEQKKQIFTWLTEAREHAMDAESSDKKHAWFGKYKGRINNYLSAAGYDLKKEGQEWEKRRKSTAKTDK, from the coding sequence ATGAAACGTGTATACCTATTGCTGTTTATCATGCTCCTGGGCACTGGCATATTTGCACAGAACAATGCCATTCCTGCAAATGAAAAGGAAGCATATTTAAAGGTGATTACGCAACGTGCAGATAAAATTGCATCAGTACTGAATATCAGTGATGAAGCAAAACTGCAGAAAGTGAGCCATATCATCAGAGATCAGTACAATAACCTGAATGATATTTATACTGAACGGGATACGCGGATTAAAGAAATCAAAAAAACTACCGAAGGCGATAAAACAGCAACTGAAGCTGCTGTTAAAGCCGAAAACGATAAAGCAGATGCTGAACTGGCCAAGCTACATAAAAAATATCTGGCTAAACTTTCTGCTCAGTTAACTGAAGACCAGGTAGATCAGGTGAAAAACGGGATGACCTATGGTGTATTGCCCCTAACTTATAAAGCCTATCAGGAACAGATACTTACCCTTACGGAAGAGCAGAAGAAACAAATCTTTACCTGGTTAACCGAAGCAAGGGAGCATGCCATGGATGCAGAGTCGTCTGATAAGAAGCATGCCTGGTTTGGCAAATATAAAGGAAGGATCAATAATTACCTTTCGGCAGCAGGTTATGATTTGAAAAAAGAAGGTCAGGAATGGGAAAAAAGAAGAAAATCAACAGCAAAGACAGATAAATAA
- a CDS encoding dihydrodipicolinate synthase family protein produces MENSQKGFIPVMLTPFFGNGDIDYDALTQLTEVYLKAGASGLFANCLSSEMFELSDEERIKVISHVIKVADGAVPVVATGTFGGEINKQADFVKRVNDLGTEAVIIIAGLLAAEYETDAVFDERVFDLIGQTKDIPLGFYECPVPYKRTLNAGQLQQFVETGRVIYHKDTCLDLGQIKEKLAVTQGFPKFGLYDAYMVHAVDSLKAGSAGLSCIQGNYFPELIVWLCKYYNDARLENEVQRVQKFMIDNMDVMHNVYPVVSKYFLQKRGLNISTFTRRDVGTFNTSVVKEIEALFADYSSLKNELDIPVLI; encoded by the coding sequence ATGGAAAACTCACAAAAAGGGTTCATCCCGGTCATGCTTACGCCTTTTTTTGGCAATGGCGATATAGATTACGATGCACTTACCCAGCTTACAGAAGTATACTTAAAGGCCGGAGCTTCAGGCTTATTCGCCAATTGTTTGTCAAGCGAAATGTTTGAACTGAGCGATGAAGAAAGAATAAAAGTGATCAGTCATGTCATTAAGGTGGCCGATGGGGCCGTACCTGTAGTGGCTACAGGTACATTTGGCGGAGAGATCAATAAACAGGCCGATTTTGTAAAACGGGTGAATGATCTGGGTACAGAGGCGGTAATTATTATTGCAGGTTTGCTGGCTGCCGAATATGAAACAGATGCTGTATTTGATGAAAGGGTTTTTGACCTGATCGGCCAGACAAAAGATATTCCGCTTGGTTTTTACGAATGTCCGGTACCTTATAAAAGAACATTAAATGCGGGTCAGCTGCAACAATTTGTGGAAACTGGCAGGGTAATTTATCATAAGGATACCTGTCTGGATCTTGGCCAGATCAAAGAGAAACTGGCAGTTACACAGGGTTTCCCGAAATTTGGACTGTATGATGCTTATATGGTACATGCTGTAGATTCTTTAAAAGCAGGTTCAGCAGGTCTATCCTGCATCCAGGGTAATTATTTTCCTGAACTCATTGTGTGGTTGTGCAAATACTACAACGATGCCCGGCTAGAAAATGAAGTACAGCGTGTGCAAAAATTCATGATCGACAATATGGATGTTATGCACAACGTATATCCGGTTGTATCCAAATATTTTCTTCAAAAAAGAGGCCTGAACATTTCAACCTTTACCCGCAGGGATGTAGGAACCTTTAACACTTCGGTAGTTAAGGAAATAGAAGCACTGTTTGCCGATTACAGCAGTTTGAAAAATGAGCTGGACATTCCTGTCCTGATTTAA
- a CDS encoding fucose isomerase, whose amino-acid sequence MQGVNREIILVSSGDLRLSANQNCWEAQSQMERDLTTAIGKLGWTVRRAHAYDANKKHGFIDSQRMGMDVFRNINPEQPLIVAESVWQYSHHVFAGLTTHSGPILTVANWSGQWPGLVGMLNLNGCLTKAGVNYSTLWSEQFTDDFFIAGLNEWLATGKVSHNLSHVKSLALHKIPFSEEEQGRSFARKLKERKVIMGVFDEGCMGMYNAIVPDELLHPTGFFKERLSQSALYAAMNRVKDSEAEAVLNWLLDKGMQFNWGENPEAELTRAQSMEQCKMYIAAVHIADEFGCDTIGIQYQQGLKDLTVASDLVEGLLNNEDRPPVYSEGGKELYAGKALPHFNEVDECAGIDALLTYNLWKELGMEGENTLHDIRWGEHYKGAGIDDFVWLFLISGAAPAAHFVGGYAGASSDRQPPMYFRLGGGTLKGISKPGAIVWSRVYVMNNELHCDLGVGEVVALPEEETYRRWNNTTPEWPIMNAVLKGVSRDQLMGRHKANHIHVVYTPDEAAAHKACCIKAAAMDELGLKVHFCGEVNL is encoded by the coding sequence ATGCAAGGGGTAAATAGAGAAATTATTCTGGTTTCAAGTGGTGATCTGAGACTGTCGGCAAATCAAAATTGCTGGGAAGCACAGTCGCAAATGGAGCGCGACCTGACTACAGCTATTGGTAAGTTAGGCTGGACAGTAAGACGCGCCCATGCTTATGATGCCAATAAAAAACACGGCTTCATTGATTCCCAAAGAATGGGAATGGATGTATTCCGGAACATCAACCCCGAACAACCTTTAATTGTTGCCGAAAGTGTTTGGCAATATTCACATCACGTATTTGCCGGGTTAACCACGCACAGCGGGCCTATATTAACGGTAGCCAACTGGAGCGGACAATGGCCGGGCCTGGTAGGTATGCTAAATTTAAATGGCTGCTTAACAAAGGCCGGTGTAAACTATAGCACGCTGTGGTCTGAGCAGTTTACCGATGATTTTTTTATTGCCGGTTTAAACGAATGGCTGGCTACAGGTAAAGTAAGCCATAACTTAAGCCATGTAAAGAGCTTGGCACTCCATAAAATTCCATTTAGTGAAGAAGAGCAGGGCAGAAGTTTTGCCAGAAAGCTGAAAGAAAGAAAAGTGATCATGGGTGTATTTGATGAGGGCTGCATGGGCATGTACAATGCCATTGTGCCTGATGAATTGTTGCATCCAACAGGTTTTTTTAAAGAAAGGTTAAGCCAGTCGGCACTCTATGCAGCCATGAACCGTGTTAAGGATAGTGAAGCAGAGGCTGTTTTAAATTGGTTGCTGGATAAAGGTATGCAGTTTAACTGGGGCGAGAACCCTGAGGCCGAGCTTACCCGGGCGCAAAGTATGGAGCAATGCAAAATGTACATTGCGGCTGTACACATTGCTGATGAGTTTGGCTGTGATACCATTGGCATCCAATACCAGCAGGGATTAAAAGACCTTACCGTGGCAAGCGACCTGGTAGAAGGTTTATTGAATAATGAAGACAGGCCTCCTGTATATTCAGAAGGCGGTAAGGAACTATATGCAGGCAAAGCATTGCCCCATTTTAATGAGGTAGATGAATGTGCCGGAATTGATGCTTTGCTCACTTACAATTTATGGAAGGAACTGGGCATGGAAGGAGAGAATACTTTACATGACATCAGATGGGGAGAGCATTATAAAGGTGCAGGTATAGATGATTTTGTATGGTTGTTCCTGATTTCGGGTGCTGCACCTGCAGCGCATTTTGTGGGGGGCTATGCTGGTGCAAGTAGCGACAGGCAGCCGCCAATGTATTTCCGTTTGGGTGGGGGCACCCTTAAGGGCATCAGTAAACCAGGTGCAATTGTATGGAGCAGGGTGTACGTAATGAACAATGAGCTGCATTGCGATTTAGGGGTAGGCGAGGTAGTTGCCTTGCCGGAAGAAGAAACTTACAGACGCTGGAACAATACCACGCCTGAATGGCCCATTATGAATGCCGTATTAAAAGGTGTAAGCAGGGACCAGTTAATGGGGCGTCACAAAGCAAACCACATCCATGTTGTCTATACGCCTGATGAGGCTGCAGCGCATAAAGCATGTTGTATTAAAGCGGCAGCGATGGATGAATTGGGTTTGAAGGTGCATTTTTGCGGAGAGGTAAACCTATAG
- a CDS encoding AraC family transcriptional regulator produces MKPHFHKIPSTPQSSFSIRHDVKPDFGNIWHYHPELELHYIIKGEGVRFIGDNISNFTQGEMILLGENLPHTWRCKDEYFQNNPDLHVEAMVIQFLPDCLGKYLLNLPEAYLIPKLFEKAKSGMVINGKTRDKLAGLMKSAIEATNLDRIIILLSILKTLAETDEYAGIVTGKNTFYQSNESETQRINKICTYTMTNYKKDITLEEIASLSNLSITSFCRYFKLMTKKTYYDFLIEIRVSHACRFLIENKLPTEMICFDCGFNNVSNFYRHFKKVTGMTPLDYKRKYLNE; encoded by the coding sequence ATGAAGCCTCATTTTCACAAAATCCCGAGTACGCCTCAAAGTTCGTTCAGTATTCGTCATGATGTTAAACCAGACTTCGGAAACATCTGGCATTACCATCCGGAACTGGAACTTCACTATATTATAAAAGGTGAAGGTGTCCGGTTTATTGGTGATAACATCAGCAATTTTACACAGGGTGAAATGATATTACTGGGCGAGAACCTGCCGCATACCTGGCGCTGCAAGGATGAGTATTTTCAAAATAATCCCGATTTGCATGTAGAAGCGATGGTGATCCAGTTTTTACCGGATTGTTTGGGTAAGTACCTGTTGAACCTGCCCGAGGCTTACCTGATACCCAAACTGTTCGAGAAAGCAAAAAGTGGGATGGTGATTAATGGTAAGACCAGGGATAAACTGGCCGGCCTAATGAAATCGGCTATTGAGGCCACCAACCTGGACCGGATCATCATTCTGCTCTCTATTTTAAAAACACTGGCAGAAACCGATGAATATGCTGGTATAGTAACCGGTAAAAATACTTTTTATCAGAGCAACGAGTCGGAAACGCAGCGGATCAATAAGATCTGCACTTATACCATGACCAATTATAAAAAGGACATTACCCTGGAAGAAATTGCTTCATTAAGTAACCTGAGCATTACTTCTTTTTGCAGGTATTTTAAACTGATGACCAAAAAAACCTATTACGATTTTCTGATAGAGATCCGTGTAAGCCATGCCTGTCGCTTTTTAATTGAAAATAAACTGCCTACAGAAATGATCTGCTTTGATTGTGGCTTCAACAATGTGTCTAATTTTTACAGACATTTTAAAAAGGTAACAGGCATGACCCCACTGGATTATAAACGCAAGTATCTGAACGAATAA